ATGTTGGGCCACCCGTCTAAGGGCCGGTGATCGGATGAGTGAATGGGCCgcggggcgctgtactaagcgctctaaggGCCGGGCCGCGTTTTCCGTCCAGGGTGGAGGTCTGCCTGGAGGTGGGGTCCGGCTCCGGCGTGGTGTCCGCTTTCCTGGCTTCCGTCATCGGCCCGCGGGCCTTGTACCTGTAAGTGTCCCGCGCCGGCGgggggcgggtgggtgggtgggccgcGGGACCCGAACCCAGAACCCgccgctccccccggccccaggtGCACCGACCTCAACCCCCAGGCGGCCGCCTGCACCCTGGAGACCGCCGCCCGCAACCGGGTCCTCGTCCAGCCCGTCGTCACGGACCTGGTGAGCCTCGAACCCGGCTCCCCTAACGACAGCACTCCTtaggcgcctactacgtgccaagcactgctctgagcgccggggaggtcacaaggcgattttacgagtatggttttgttctctgtctccccccttttagactgtgagcccactgttgggtagggaccgtctctataggttgccaacttggacttcccaagcgcttagtacagtgccctgcacaccgtaagcgctcaataaatacgatcgatgatgatgatcgggttgtcccacggtggggctcgcggtcacacatcgtcatcatcgatcgtatttattgagcgcttcctgcgtaaGCGCGTActgtgctttggagaagcagcgtggctccgtggaaagagcccgggctttggagtcaggggtcatgggttcaaatcccggctccaccgcaagcctgctgtgtgaccttgggcaagtcccttcacttctctgagcctcggttccctcctctgtaaaaatggggatgaagactgtgagccccccatgggacaacttgatcacgctgtatctcccccagcgcttagaacagtgcttggcacatagtaagcgcttaacaaatgccatcatcattattattattattatcatcgatcgtatttattgagcgcttactgtgtgcagggcactgtactaagcgcttgggaagtgcaaattggcaacctatggagacggtccctacccgacagcaggctcgcagtcacATCTCCACCCGACGAGCCCGCGCCTGCcgggatgtagtaagcgcttacggcGCCCGggatgtagtaagcgcctaacggacACCCGCCCGTCGTTGTTGTCGTCAGGTGGGAGGCCTGCTGCCGCGGCTGCGGGGGGCCGTCGACCTCCTCGTGTTCAATCCTCCGTACGTGCCCACTCCTCCCCaagaggtaagagggggccatCCGCCGCCCGGCCCCGGGTTCGAGGAGGACCGGGGGAGAGCGTACTGAACGCCGGCTCGTCCTCGCCTCCCTCCAGGTGGGAAGCCCCGGGATAGCGTCGGCCTGGGCCGGTGGCCGCGACGGCCGCCAAGTCACGGACAGGCTGCTCCCCGCGGCGGCGGAGCTCCTCTCCGCCGGCGGCCTCTTCTTCCTGGTGGCCCTCCGGGAGAACGGCCCAGGTAAGGGGGGAGCCGGGCGGGACTGGACTGGACGCCCCGGCGGGGCCGGCGGGCCGCCCCCTTCACCCCGGCCTTGGCTTCCAGAGGACATCTTGGCGACCATGGAGGCGGCGGGCCTGCCGGGCTCGGTGGCGTTGTCCAAGCAGGCGGGAGCGGAGAGCCTCTGCGTGCTGCGCTTCCAACGGCCCGCCCCGGGACCGCCGGCTTCTCCGAAATAAATAACGtcgatggtattcgttgagcacttccGACGCGCCGGGCCCCGTGGgactcggtctcaatccccatttgacagacggggaaactgaggcacgctgAGGCGTCCCACCTACGGGCTGGAcgggggcggagcggggattagaacccatgaccttcgcgTTCTATCCGCTGGGCCTTGCAGACCTCCTATCCCACTCCTAtcaatttattaataatgataatggcgtttattaagcgcttactatgtgcaaagcaccgctctaagcgctggggagttccaaggtgatcaggttggcccacggggggctcccagtcttcatccccatttgacagatgagggaactgaggcccagagtagtgaagtgacttgcccaaagtcacccagcggacaatcggcggagctgggatttgaacccatgacccctgactccaaagcccgggctctttccactgagccctgctgctacTTATtgctatttaccgagcgcttactgtgtgcagagcactgtattaagcagcgtggctcagtaggaaagagcccgggctttggagtcagaggtcctgggttcaaatcccggctccgccaattgtcagctgtatgactgggcaagtcacaacttctctgggcctcagttacctcatctggaaaacggggattaagactgtgagctccacgaggggcaacctgatcaccttggaaccttcccagcgcttagaacggtgctttgcacatagtaagcgcttaataaatgctatcattattattattattattgttattattattattaagcgcttgggaagtccaagttggcaacatatagagacggtccctacccaacagcgggctaacagccGACGATAGTGTCTGTTAAGCTTTCACTAGGTGCTAAGCGCTACGCGtggactaaataataattatgctacttgctgagcgcttactatagcggtgccaagcactgttttgagcactgggatagataggagttaatcaggttgggcacagtccgtgtcccacgtgggcatCGCACTCTTTTAattccgttttacagaggaggtaactgagggccggagacaTTACggggaatcaaatcaatcatatttattgagcgcttactgtgtgcagagcactgtactaagcgcttgggaagtacaagccggcaacataacttggggaagcagcgtggctcggtggaaagagcc
This sequence is a window from Tachyglossus aculeatus isolate mTacAcu1 chromosome 24, mTacAcu1.pri, whole genome shotgun sequence. Protein-coding genes within it:
- the N6AMT1 gene encoding methyltransferase N6AMT1 isoform X2, with the protein product MSLRAPVPSYPAVGRGAFASVYEPDDDTYLLLDALHQAQLHRAGVEVCLEVGSGSGVVSAFLASVIGPRALYLCTDLNPQAAACTLETAARNRVLVQPVVTDLVGGLLPRLRGAVDLLVFNPPYVPTPPQEVGSPGIASAWAGGRDGRQVTDRLLPAAAELLSAGGLFFLVALRENGPEDILATMEAAGLPGSVALSKQAGAESLCVLRFQRPAPGPPASPK
- the N6AMT1 gene encoding methyltransferase N6AMT1 isoform X1 encodes the protein MSLRAPVPSYPAVGRGAFASVYEPDDDTYLLLDALHQAQLHRAGVEVCLEVGSGSGVVSAFLASVIGPRALYLCTDLNPQAAACTLETAARNRVLVQPVVTDLVGGLLPRLRGAVDLLVFNPPYVPTPPQEVGSPGIASAWAGGRDGRQVTDRLLPAAAELLSAGGLFFLVALRENGPGKGGAGRDWTGRPGGAGGPPPSPRPWLPEDILATMEAAGLPGSVALSKQAGAESLCVLRFQRPAPGPPASPK